In a single window of the Chondrocystis sp. NIES-4102 genome:
- a CDS encoding prevent-host-death family protein yields the protein MNISKSKLKSKLLEILRLVDEDREIIVTDRDKPVAKIAKYQKVPPTIELFQDLRGHVKYLEDLTTVTTEEWGDI from the coding sequence ATGAATATTTCCAAGAGCAAACTCAAAAGTAAACTTTTAGAAATTTTAAGATTGGTAGATGAGGATAGAGAAATAATTGTTACTGATCGAGATAAACCTGTTGCCAAGATTGCTAAATATCAAAAAGTACCACCAACTATAGAGTTATTTCAAGATTTACGGGGTCATGTAAAATACTTGGAAGATCTCACAACTGTGACTACAGAAGAATGGGGGGATATTTGA
- a CDS encoding geranylgeranyl reductase, which translates to MFDCIIVGAGPAGSSAAYHLAKQGHSVLVIEKSSFPRTKSCGGGVSPAIAKLFDFDFTPVIENHVSQVKYTFKMGDPAEVQLQDVTPMWMVQREQFDNFMMLQAIGQGTEFKDGVEVTAITSQNDNWQVQTSGGVFESKYLIAADGAKSTVSRLLGFPQPQTIAAASLQVPGVVSERRKTMAFFDFGSIKNGFMWCFPKADGYSFSGAYVRDHKGKPEELKKELYKYAQLFELDPSSGEYSEHPLNLWQSNRPLHSDRVVLVGEAAGVVDPLIGEGIRPAMYTGVKAAEAIHQAIAGDAQALANYTATINEEWGSNLSKADFLAGLFFKAPKIAYKLGVKRPSAGQLMGKILCGELSYSQVADRATQKLKFIPGIG; encoded by the coding sequence ATGTTTGACTGTATTATCGTAGGTGCTGGCCCTGCGGGAAGTAGTGCTGCATATCATTTAGCAAAACAAGGACATTCAGTTTTAGTAATCGAAAAATCTTCTTTCCCCCGTACCAAATCTTGTGGGGGAGGAGTTTCTCCAGCGATCGCTAAATTATTTGATTTCGATTTCACCCCAGTGATTGAAAATCATGTTTCGCAAGTAAAGTATACCTTTAAAATGGGCGATCCTGCGGAGGTACAGTTACAAGATGTAACGCCTATGTGGATGGTGCAGCGAGAGCAGTTTGACAACTTTATGATGTTGCAAGCGATCGGGCAAGGTACAGAATTTAAAGATGGAGTGGAAGTAACAGCAATTACCTCCCAAAATGATAATTGGCAGGTACAAACTAGTGGAGGTGTATTTGAAAGTAAATATTTAATTGCAGCCGATGGTGCTAAAAGTACTGTATCAAGACTATTAGGTTTTCCCCAACCCCAAACAATTGCAGCAGCTAGTTTACAAGTGCCTGGAGTGGTAAGCGAGCGACGTAAGACTATGGCGTTTTTTGATTTTGGGTCAATTAAAAACGGTTTTATGTGGTGTTTTCCCAAAGCAGACGGTTATTCTTTTAGTGGTGCTTATGTTCGTGATCATAAAGGTAAACCTGAAGAATTAAAAAAAGAGTTATATAAATACGCTCAACTATTCGAGTTAGACCCTTCGTCGGGTGAATATAGCGAACATCCTCTCAACCTATGGCAATCAAATCGTCCGTTACATAGTGATCGCGTTGTCTTGGTGGGGGAAGCTGCGGGAGTGGTTGATCCTCTAATTGGGGAAGGTATTAGACCAGCTATGTATACAGGGGTCAAAGCAGCAGAAGCAATTCATCAGGCGATCGCTGGAGATGCTCAGGCGTTGGCAAACTATACAGCCACAATAAATGAGGAATGGGGGTCTAATCTTTCTAAAGCAGACTTTTTAGCAGGTTTATTCTTTAAAGCTCCTAAAATCGCCTATAAACTTGGGGTAAAGCGTCCTTCTGCTGGGCAATTGATGGGTAAAATTCTTTGTGGTGAATTAAGCTATTCTCAAGTCGCTGATCGAGCAACTCAGAAGTTAAAGTTTATTCCTGGTATAGGTTAG
- the groEL2 gene encoding chaperonin 2 yields the protein MAKIVSFNEESRRALERGVNSLADAVKITLGPKGRNVLLEKKFGAPQIVNDGITVAKEIELEDPLENTGARLIQEVASKTKDNAGDGTTTATVIAQALIKEGLKNVAAGANPVALKKGLDKATAFLVKEIEAVAQPVAGDAIAQVATVSSGNDEEVGSMIAEAMNRVTKDGVITVEESKSLATELDVVEGMQIDRGYISPYFVTDQERQIVEFDNAVILITDKKISAIADLVPVLEKVARESKPLLIIAEDLEGEALATLVVNKARGVLNTAAIKAPGFGDRRKQMLQDIAVLTGGQLISEEVGLSLDTVDLSMLGTAEKVTIDKENTTIVSGSGNSTDIAKRVEQLRKQLADTDSEYDREKLQERIAKLAGGVAVIKVGAATETELKDRKLRIEDALNATKAAVDEGIVPGGGTTLIHLAQKLAGFKGELKDSEEQVAADIFAKALEAPLCQLANNAGVEGSVIVEKVRESEFNVGYNALTNEFGDMIAAGIIDPAKVVRSAVQNAASIAGMVLTTEALVVEKPEPEAAAPGGMPGGMGGMGGMGGMGGMGGMGMM from the coding sequence ATGGCGAAGATCGTTTCGTTTAATGAAGAGTCTAGAAGAGCATTAGAAAGAGGAGTTAATTCCCTTGCTGATGCTGTAAAAATCACTTTAGGGCCAAAAGGTCGTAATGTGTTACTAGAGAAAAAGTTTGGCGCACCTCAAATTGTTAATGATGGAATTACTGTCGCCAAAGAGATTGAATTAGAAGATCCATTAGAAAATACTGGTGCAAGATTGATTCAAGAGGTAGCTTCTAAAACCAAAGATAACGCTGGTGATGGAACAACTACAGCTACTGTTATTGCACAAGCATTAATAAAAGAAGGTTTAAAAAACGTGGCTGCAGGTGCTAATCCTGTGGCTCTTAAAAAAGGTTTAGATAAAGCTACAGCCTTTCTAGTTAAAGAAATAGAAGCCGTAGCACAACCTGTTGCAGGGGATGCGATCGCTCAAGTAGCTACAGTTTCTTCTGGTAATGATGAAGAAGTTGGTAGCATGATTGCAGAAGCAATGAACCGTGTTACTAAAGATGGTGTAATTACCGTTGAGGAATCAAAATCTTTAGCGACAGAATTGGATGTAGTTGAAGGGATGCAAATAGATCGCGGTTATATTTCTCCTTATTTTGTCACTGATCAAGAAAGACAAATTGTAGAATTTGATAACGCGGTAATCCTAATTACTGATAAAAAAATTAGTGCGATCGCGGATCTTGTACCTGTTTTAGAAAAAGTTGCTCGTGAAAGCAAACCCCTATTAATTATTGCTGAAGATCTAGAAGGGGAAGCCTTAGCAACCTTAGTAGTTAATAAAGCCAGAGGAGTACTTAATACTGCTGCTATCAAAGCTCCTGGTTTTGGCGATCGCCGTAAGCAAATGCTACAAGATATTGCTGTTTTAACTGGTGGACAGTTAATTTCTGAGGAAGTTGGGCTAAGTTTAGATACTGTAGACCTAAGTATGCTTGGAACAGCAGAAAAAGTTACTATAGACAAGGAAAATACCACTATAGTTTCTGGCTCAGGTAATAGTACTGATATTGCTAAAAGAGTTGAACAACTACGTAAACAACTAGCAGACACAGATTCAGAATACGATCGCGAGAAATTGCAAGAACGAATTGCTAAATTAGCTGGTGGTGTAGCTGTAATTAAAGTTGGTGCAGCTACTGAAACTGAACTTAAAGATCGTAAACTACGCATTGAAGACGCTTTAAATGCTACTAAAGCAGCCGTGGATGAAGGCATTGTCCCTGGTGGTGGTACAACACTTATCCATCTAGCTCAAAAATTAGCTGGGTTTAAAGGAGAATTAAAAGATTCAGAAGAACAAGTTGCTGCTGATATCTTCGCCAAAGCTTTAGAAGCTCCTTTGTGTCAGCTTGCTAATAATGCTGGTGTTGAAGGTTCTGTAATTGTAGAAAAAGTAAGAGAGAGTGAATTTAACGTTGGTTACAATGCTCTTACTAACGAATTTGGCGACATGATTGCTGCTGGAATTATTGATCCTGCTAAAGTCGTTCGCTCTGCTGTACAAAATGCTGCCTCGATCGCAGGTATGGTTTTAACTACCGAAGCCTTAGTAGTAGAAAAACCCGAACCCGAAGCTGCTGCACCTGGTGGTATGCCTGGTGGCATGGGTGGCATGGGCGGTATGGGTGGCATGGGTGGTATGGGTGGTATGGGCATGATGTAA
- a CDS encoding peptide chain release factor 3: MLADLQTEIQQAVASRRNFAIISHPDAGKTTLTEKLLLYGGAIHEAGAVKARREQRKATSDWMEMEQQRGISITSTVLQFIYNNFQINLLDTPGHQDFSEDTYRTLAAADNSVMLIDAAKGLEPQTRKLFEVCQLRSLPIFTFVNKLDRPGRDAFELIDEIEQELGLQTYAVNWPIGMGDRFKGVFDRRERKIHLFERRSHGSKAAQDTVIELGDPRIESYLESELYYQLKEELEILDEIGAEFDLEKVHAGKLTPIFFGSAMTNFGVELFLKTFLDYAQQPEAHNSSIGVVEPMYEEFTGFVFKLQANMDPKHRDRVAFVRVCTGKFEKDMTVQHARTGKTVRLSRPQKLFAQGRESLDEAFPGDIIGLNNPGVFAIGDTIYNGKKLEYEGIPCFSPEIFAYLKNPNPSKFKQFQKGITELREEGAIQIMYSTDDFKRDPILAAVGQLQIEVVQFRMQNEYNVETMIEPLPYSVARWVYGGWEALEKAGRIFNAIAVKDNWSRPVLLFKNEWNLRQVEEDQPELKLNSIAPVGSGIEPDEK, from the coding sequence ATGCTTGCAGATCTTCAGACTGAAATTCAACAGGCGGTAGCCAGTCGTCGTAATTTTGCTATTATTTCTCACCCTGACGCAGGGAAAACAACCTTAACCGAAAAACTTCTACTCTACGGGGGTGCAATTCATGAAGCAGGGGCGGTAAAAGCGCGTCGAGAACAACGTAAAGCCACTTCTGACTGGATGGAAATGGAACAGCAAAGGGGTATTTCTATCACTTCAACAGTGTTACAGTTTATCTATAATAACTTTCAAATTAATTTATTAGATACACCAGGACACCAAGATTTTAGTGAAGATACCTATCGTACCTTAGCTGCTGCGGATAATTCCGTGATGTTGATAGATGCTGCAAAAGGATTAGAACCCCAAACCCGTAAACTATTTGAAGTTTGTCAACTGCGATCGCTACCGATTTTTACTTTTGTTAATAAGTTAGATCGTCCTGGTAGAGATGCTTTTGAATTAATTGACGAAATCGAACAAGAATTAGGGTTACAAACCTACGCTGTCAACTGGCCGATCGGCATGGGCGATCGCTTTAAAGGAGTATTTGATCGTCGTGAGCGCAAAATTCATTTATTTGAACGTCGCTCTCATGGGAGTAAAGCAGCCCAAGATACAGTTATAGAATTAGGTGATCCACGTATAGAGTCCTATTTAGAATCTGAACTTTATTACCAGCTAAAAGAAGAATTAGAAATCCTCGATGAGATTGGGGCAGAATTCGACCTAGAAAAGGTTCATGCTGGCAAATTAACCCCGATTTTCTTTGGTAGTGCCATGACAAATTTTGGGGTGGAACTATTTCTTAAAACCTTTTTAGACTATGCTCAACAGCCAGAGGCTCATAATTCCTCAATTGGGGTGGTTGAACCTATGTATGAAGAATTTACAGGGTTTGTCTTTAAACTTCAGGCAAACATGGATCCTAAACATCGAGATCGGGTGGCATTTGTGCGCGTCTGCACTGGAAAATTTGAAAAAGATATGACAGTACAACACGCTCGTACAGGTAAAACCGTGCGTTTGTCTCGTCCTCAAAAACTATTTGCTCAAGGGAGAGAGTCATTAGATGAAGCTTTCCCAGGGGATATTATCGGCTTAAATAATCCAGGCGTATTTGCGATCGGGGATACAATATATAACGGTAAAAAGCTTGAATATGAGGGAATTCCGTGTTTTTCGCCCGAAATATTTGCTTATCTCAAAAATCCTAACCCTTCCAAATTTAAGCAATTTCAAAAAGGTATTACCGAATTGCGAGAAGAAGGGGCGATCCAGATCATGTACTCCACTGATGATTTTAAACGCGATCCTATCTTAGCTGCCGTAGGACAACTACAAATAGAAGTAGTTCAGTTTCGGATGCAAAATGAATACAATGTAGAGACTATGATTGAACCCCTACCCTATAGTGTAGCCCGTTGGGTATATGGAGGTTGGGAGGCTTTAGAGAAAGCAGGTAGAATTTTCAATGCGATCGCAGTTAAAGATAATTGGTCAAGACCTGTACTATTATTTAAAAACGAATGGAATCTGCGACAAGTTGAGGAAGATCAACCAGAACTAAAATTAAACTCTATTGCCCCTGTAGGATCTGGAATTGAGCCTGATGAGAAATAA